TCTTGCTGCTGAGTTTATGAAGGCCAAGTTGCAGGAAGTGAGGAACGAATTGCGGAAAGTGAGGCAGAAAGCCGAAGCTTTGAAAGCACAGTTGGATGTTGAAAGACAGAAAAACAGCACTGGAGTACATGGTCAGATCTGTGATAGCTCTTATCAACAGGTGACCTCGAATATCTCTTAGTAATGTATAGTCAGATGTATACGATGCTGCTATTATGGTATTTTAAAGTTTGTCCTGTTACATATACAGGGTATTGGGATCCCTTCGTCCTTTCCTTCGTCGTTTGGTATTTGCTGTTTGAGGAACTTCAGAAAAAAGGTTGTTGCAATTGCATATGTTGACACTAAGCTACTGATTGATGACCACTACgactgcatgattgaggaaattATTGATCCAACTGCGATGTTGTGCGATAGATATGATGATGTTGTACTTGGGAATGTTAAAATAAGTGAGTTTTTTAAGTGGCCCAAGGCCTATGTGACTACTGTAGGAGAGCCATCAAGTTAGAATGGTAGTGAGAGTAGATTgattagttttttaatttttaggaTGTAACTTGGAGTAGATTGATCAGTTTTTTAATTTTCAGGATGTAACTTGGAGTTGCTAGGATATGTCTGTCAATCTATGTTTGAATATTATATTCTcttttaataaataattaatagtAATTCTTTAACGTCTATTTTATTTTCGCAATTCGTTCCTCACTAAATATAATTCTGAACTGATTTCATTCAGATTCCAAAATCTGAATCCGTAGCTAGAAAATGACGAAACAGTCTCGTTAGAATTGGTAAATTTTTTCTTAATGAAAATACCTCCAATTATAACGGTTATAAACCATTATTTTATTTCACACCTAATAACTgtgtttttttttaatggcaTGCATCAACCGTTATTATGTTTCACATATATTAACCGTGATTCTTATATGACATAAATCAACCGTTATTTAATGTTACATACAATAACTGTGATATTTAATAACAGATTAAGGATTTTAGTCAGATTAAGGATTTTAGTATCTGACATTGTATTACGATGCCACATTCTACACGGGGACAAGTATTACTACATCAATAGTGGTGGAGGTTCTCCTCAATATTAACAGTTACCCTGTTGAAGTTGTGCAAGGAAAATACACTCACCTAGATTTTCCAAAGTATCTCACAGAATTTTGGACCGCTAAAACTACATAAAAGTATTACACATACGATTACTCATGTGTGCCGAAATACTGTTAACAGAGATTTAGATTTCCAGTAGAAATTTATGTTCATGCTTATTCTAAATTGGATTATGAGGTATGAACTCTCTTTTAAGTTTTCACAATTAACAACCGAAGGAATAAGAGATTGTATATGTGACATATATATGCATGTCTCATGGAAATTCTATGTGGGACAAAACTATGTATGGATAGGTGCAAAAAACATTGAGGAATTGTACTATGTTAAGTACTCTGTGAGCTTTATATTTATTAGAAATTGCGGCTGGTTACCAAGTTACCAAGTATTGTTTCGGAAGTGTCAAACTTTCATTCGTGAGGAGCGTATAAAGCAAATGGAAATGATAGGAG
The nucleotide sequence above comes from Papaver somniferum cultivar HN1 chromosome 8, ASM357369v1, whole genome shotgun sequence. Encoded proteins:
- the LOC113302989 gene encoding uncharacterized protein LOC113302989 — translated: MIKILQHKSVWALTLSPRLVIYGADQKGYIRKMGVGISKSQFLAAEFMKAKLQEVRNELRKVRQKAEALKAQLDVERQKNSTGVHGQICDSSYQQGIGIPSSFPSSFGICCLRNFRKKVVAIAYVDTKLLIDDHYDCMIEEIIDPTAMLCDRYDDVVLGNVKISEFFKWPKAYVTTVGEPSS